In Phragmitibacter flavus, the following are encoded in one genomic region:
- the rlmN gene encoding 23S rRNA (adenine(2503)-C(2))-methyltransferase RlmN, with protein sequence MSDAVPISTSLLAHTPEELISVVAQAGEKSYRAKQLIEWIHRKRVETFDEMTNLSKPLLAYLNEHHTLRTLTLARVEGSADTTRKYLFKLHDGRFVETVLIPASVSFAGERSNRRTLCVSSQVGCAYDCKFCASGLAGFTRNLTASEIVEQIVQVEKHAGERIDNLVFMGMGEPLANYNNVTRAITALNAQWGVNIGARHITVSTSGLAPQIKKLAEFPLQVRLAISLHGASDEVRNQIMPVNRKHPLDELFEALHFWRQHKKQRITFEFILIKDINDSDEQARLLAHRARNIDAKVNLIPYNTVDGLQWERPDVPQQDRFRDIVASHDVVVTLRREKGHDIAAACGQLRLREETQLGIIAAPVPEKRRSITTEIHAD encoded by the coding sequence ATGTCCGACGCCGTCCCCATTTCCACTTCTCTTCTTGCTCACACGCCGGAGGAACTTATCAGCGTCGTCGCCCAGGCTGGCGAAAAGTCCTACCGAGCCAAACAGCTCATCGAATGGATCCATCGCAAACGCGTTGAGACCTTCGATGAAATGACCAACCTTTCCAAACCCCTGCTCGCCTATTTGAATGAGCATCACACGCTCCGCACGCTAACTCTCGCCCGCGTCGAAGGCTCCGCCGACACCACCCGCAAATACCTCTTTAAACTTCACGATGGACGTTTCGTTGAAACTGTCCTCATCCCCGCCTCCGTTTCTTTCGCCGGCGAACGTTCCAACCGCCGCACCCTCTGCGTCTCCTCCCAGGTCGGCTGTGCTTACGATTGCAAATTCTGCGCCAGTGGCCTCGCCGGCTTCACCCGCAATCTCACCGCCAGTGAGATCGTTGAACAGATTGTCCAGGTCGAAAAACACGCCGGGGAACGCATCGACAATCTCGTCTTCATGGGCATGGGCGAACCCTTGGCGAACTACAACAACGTCACCCGCGCAATCACCGCCCTCAACGCCCAGTGGGGCGTCAACATCGGCGCCCGCCACATCACCGTCAGCACCAGCGGCCTCGCCCCTCAAATCAAAAAACTCGCCGAGTTCCCCCTTCAAGTCCGACTCGCCATCTCCCTCCATGGTGCCAGCGACGAAGTGCGCAACCAGATCATGCCGGTGAATCGCAAACACCCGCTCGACGAACTCTTCGAAGCCCTGCACTTCTGGCGACAACACAAAAAACAGCGCATCACCTTTGAGTTCATCCTTATCAAGGACATCAACGACAGCGACGAACAAGCCAGACTCCTCGCCCATCGCGCCCGCAACATCGACGCCAAGGTTAACCTCATCCCCTACAATACCGTCGACGGCCTCCAATGGGAACGCCCCGACGTCCCCCAGCAAGACCGCTTCCGCGACATCGTTGCCTCACACGATGTCGTCGTCACCCTGCGCCGTGAAAAAGGACACGACATCGCCGCCGCATGCGGCCAGCTTCGTCTCCGCGAAGAAACCCAGCTCGGCATCATCGCCGCCCCCGTTCCCGAAAAACGCCGCAGCATCACCACCGAAATTCACGCCGACTGA
- a CDS encoding MBL fold metallo-hydrolase: protein MTLTFLGTGTSVGIPMIGCDCATCTSTDPRDQRLRSSVYLSTPEASWVVDTGPDFRMQCLRERIRRVDAALYTHPHMDHVTGFDDLRRFCIEEDAFLPIHAAPSCLAALQRMYEHAFNGQNRYRGYLKPQPMPIDGPFNIGDTHVTPLPVKHGKVETFGYLFTRHGRKLCAYLSDMKEPLPGTLELMEGVDTLIIDALRNTPHPTHMNFPEALAFREAVKPRITWFTHLQCEILHARAEALLPHDVRIAYDGLKLAWPSP from the coding sequence ATGACCCTTACCTTTCTCGGCACCGGCACCTCGGTTGGCATTCCGATGATCGGTTGCGACTGCGCCACCTGCACCTCCACTGATCCACGCGACCAACGCCTGCGCTCCTCCGTCTATCTTTCCACACCTGAAGCCTCATGGGTCGTCGACACCGGACCTGACTTCCGCATGCAATGCCTTCGCGAAAGAATTCGCCGTGTCGATGCCGCCCTCTACACCCATCCGCACATGGACCACGTCACCGGCTTCGATGACCTGCGCCGCTTCTGCATTGAAGAAGACGCCTTCCTTCCCATCCATGCCGCACCCTCCTGCCTCGCCGCCCTGCAACGCATGTATGAACACGCCTTCAATGGCCAGAACCGTTATCGCGGATACCTCAAACCCCAGCCCATGCCCATTGACGGACCCTTCAACATTGGCGACACCCACGTCACTCCATTGCCCGTCAAACATGGCAAAGTTGAAACCTTCGGCTACCTCTTCACACGTCATGGACGCAAGCTCTGCGCCTACCTCAGTGACATGAAGGAACCACTGCCCGGCACGCTTGAACTCATGGAGGGAGTCGACACGCTCATCATCGATGCATTGCGCAACACGCCTCATCCCACCCACATGAATTTTCCTGAAGCGCTCGCGTTCCGCGAAGCCGTGAAACCACGCATCACCTGGTTCACTCATCTGCAATGCGAGATCCTTCATGCACGCGCCGAAGCCTTGCTTCCTCATGATGTGCGCATCGCATATGATGGATTGAAACTTGCTTGGCCATCACCCTGA
- a CDS encoding DUF1800 family protein yields the protein MDRNLFSLTACALLSSVAVSLAQQTSTEPPGPAWWGQSGVKNHAGSVNSFSPVRVGQAKHMAYRAMLELNQALAAFDLPGGGAGEEIQQMVNSWRIDPGNAQSGWKTHDVNQVLNQGQLKAITKPFYDRLAALGLWPRGVDLVDAYSTVPAGTPLPHISGTKRVEIKVAPPLVPAEWAHTPRYPWKFWVPSVFWAAHERDTLGLQPANLGQLKHCFNFDCTSLLIARGFLFNGQPVDSDGDSLSNLAEILGGGNPNLAGDVDVYLAERLRQDGVTAPMVKGSRQLSNESAARLLSQASWGPTWETIAEVKSLGIEGWINKQLYNDPFRTPGQLVNIPWLDGVGTGLTWQNLWYPNWPAGGSATANRLHGGNGYAGLASLWAGAGERGPYADAAFPKRGIEPYVFYLQWRKMVKDQPLWINRLHPTVAGATDAPLPFPYILGPVYANAMTTEEAIPSGNMDDAWLRRALYDSDQLRQRVAWAFSQILVTSNLNGFAAGKQVGVPSLANYYDMLTEKSFGNFTDLLTSVTFHPMMGVWLTYHWNGGAVDVNDTSTFPDGNYAREVMQLFTMGLYELNMDGTPKLDQDGLRIPTYTQDDILGLSRVFTGMIPPGQYHFATLPFRVFTNQQNFALHDRRSKTFLGLTFPANPAPTEAQAQREVVEAIRHLTQRPSVAPFMSRQLIQHLVSSNPSSAYVRRVAQVFASNKDASDQLAKVVKAILMDPEARHAGVCLASTTTGRLKDPMQRLLGLMRAFNAGLDYSGGRYDLRNPNQNPLDGPNWGAWSHWNTDGDISAPIHDFQQMPFMAPSVFSFFRPGFSPAGEISNARLRAPEFQLLTPAALTSSIGRVWTDTDSSSHMLQDYVLPAGFSSHIYHSATVAVRNHLFSGGLPLTTDPNLDLRGKALRLNFAGRPAAPGSPAIAGTALSPAPSGNNPPSASSVEAFLTKLNTLLCNGRMSPKTRASLKSILTSPADPRLMSANDPHRWERLAVQLLWPTREAAILK from the coding sequence ATGGACCGGAACCTCTTCTCTCTCACTGCTTGCGCCCTGCTTTCTTCAGTCGCGGTTTCGTTGGCGCAACAGACAAGCACGGAACCTCCGGGTCCAGCATGGTGGGGACAGTCGGGAGTCAAGAATCACGCGGGTTCCGTCAACAGCTTCTCACCGGTTCGCGTCGGTCAGGCGAAGCACATGGCCTACCGGGCGATGCTGGAGTTGAACCAGGCACTGGCGGCCTTCGATCTTCCCGGAGGCGGGGCGGGCGAAGAGATCCAGCAAATGGTCAACAGTTGGAGAATTGATCCCGGCAATGCGCAATCGGGTTGGAAGACGCACGATGTGAATCAAGTTCTCAATCAAGGACAGCTCAAAGCGATCACCAAACCTTTTTATGATCGACTCGCCGCTTTGGGGCTGTGGCCGCGGGGCGTGGATCTGGTTGATGCCTATTCAACGGTGCCCGCCGGCACTCCGCTGCCTCACATTAGCGGAACAAAGCGGGTGGAGATCAAGGTCGCGCCTCCCCTTGTCCCTGCTGAATGGGCGCATACGCCAAGGTATCCGTGGAAGTTTTGGGTTCCTTCCGTTTTCTGGGCGGCGCACGAACGCGACACGCTGGGATTGCAGCCGGCCAATCTGGGGCAACTTAAACACTGCTTCAACTTCGACTGCACCTCATTGCTCATTGCCAGGGGGTTTCTTTTCAACGGTCAGCCCGTGGACTCCGATGGTGACAGCCTGTCAAACCTTGCCGAGATTTTGGGGGGAGGAAACCCCAACCTGGCGGGGGATGTGGATGTTTACCTTGCTGAGCGACTTAGGCAGGATGGGGTAACCGCACCTATGGTGAAAGGTTCACGTCAGCTCTCCAATGAGTCGGCTGCGCGTTTGTTGTCACAGGCATCATGGGGGCCCACTTGGGAAACGATTGCTGAAGTAAAGTCACTGGGGATTGAAGGGTGGATCAATAAACAGCTCTACAACGATCCGTTTCGCACGCCCGGACAGTTGGTCAACATTCCGTGGCTGGACGGGGTGGGGACCGGACTTACCTGGCAGAATCTCTGGTATCCCAACTGGCCGGCCGGGGGCAGTGCGACGGCCAACCGGTTGCATGGTGGCAACGGGTATGCGGGCCTTGCTTCTCTTTGGGCGGGTGCGGGGGAACGCGGACCTTATGCCGATGCGGCCTTTCCAAAGCGAGGCATTGAACCGTATGTGTTCTACCTTCAGTGGCGCAAGATGGTCAAGGACCAGCCGCTCTGGATCAATCGTCTGCACCCAACCGTGGCGGGGGCGACGGATGCGCCGCTTCCCTTTCCTTACATTCTGGGGCCAGTTTATGCCAACGCCATGACAACGGAAGAAGCAATTCCGTCCGGCAACATGGACGATGCATGGCTTCGACGTGCGCTATATGACTCCGACCAATTGCGCCAGCGGGTTGCCTGGGCTTTCAGTCAGATCCTGGTCACCTCAAACCTGAATGGATTTGCCGCAGGCAAGCAGGTGGGGGTTCCATCGTTGGCGAACTATTACGACATGCTCACCGAGAAGTCTTTTGGCAACTTCACGGACCTGCTGACCTCAGTGACTTTCCATCCCATGATGGGGGTCTGGCTCACTTACCATTGGAACGGGGGGGCGGTCGATGTCAATGACACCAGCACGTTCCCTGATGGAAACTATGCGCGGGAGGTGATGCAGCTTTTCACCATGGGTTTGTATGAGCTGAACATGGATGGAACGCCCAAGCTGGATCAGGACGGCCTGCGCATCCCCACTTACACCCAGGATGACATCCTCGGATTGTCCAGGGTGTTTACCGGCATGATTCCGCCGGGTCAGTATCACTTTGCCACCCTGCCATTCCGGGTGTTTACGAATCAGCAGAATTTCGCCCTGCATGACCGGAGGAGCAAAACGTTCCTGGGGCTGACTTTCCCCGCCAACCCTGCCCCGACCGAGGCGCAAGCTCAGCGGGAAGTGGTGGAGGCGATCCGACACCTGACGCAGCGTCCCTCGGTGGCGCCTTTCATGAGCCGGCAATTGATCCAGCATCTGGTTTCCTCGAACCCGAGTTCCGCCTATGTGAGGCGGGTGGCGCAGGTTTTTGCCAGCAACAAGGATGCGTCCGACCAGTTAGCCAAGGTCGTCAAAGCGATCCTGATGGATCCTGAGGCACGACATGCGGGAGTTTGTCTTGCGAGCACCACCACGGGACGTTTGAAGGATCCCATGCAGCGGCTGCTGGGTTTGATGCGTGCCTTCAATGCAGGGCTCGATTACAGCGGAGGGCGTTACGACTTGCGCAATCCCAATCAAAACCCTCTCGATGGACCCAACTGGGGCGCTTGGAGCCATTGGAACACGGACGGGGACATCTCGGCCCCCATCCATGATTTTCAGCAGATGCCATTCATGGCACCTTCGGTCTTCAGCTTTTTCCGTCCGGGGTTTTCGCCTGCTGGGGAGATTTCCAATGCCCGGCTGAGAGCCCCGGAGTTTCAATTGCTGACCCCGGCAGCCTTGACCAGCTCGATCGGACGCGTGTGGACGGATACCGACAGCTCTTCCCACATGCTGCAAGATTACGTTTTGCCCGCTGGGTTCAGTTCGCACATCTATCACTCCGCGACGGTTGCCGTGCGCAATCACTTGTTTAGCGGAGGGCTTCCACTGACCACTGATCCCAACCTGGACTTACGTGGCAAGGCCTTGCGACTTAACTTCGCAGGTCGGCCCGCTGCGCCCGGTTCACCGGCCATTGCAGGCACGGCTTTGTCGCCCGCGCCGAGCGGGAACAACCCTCCAAGTGCCAGCAGTGTGGAAGCCTTCCTCACCAAGCTCAACACCCTGCTGTGCAATGGACGCATGTCGCCAAAAACCCGCGCCAGTCTAAAAAGCATCCTCACCTCCCCTGCCGACCCACGCCTCATGTCGGCCAATGATCCTCATCGATGGGAGCGACTGGCGGTGCAACTGCTGTGGCCCACGCGTGAAGCCGCCATCCTCAAGTAA
- a CDS encoding DUF1501 domain-containing protein, whose protein sequence is MNRRDFLRRSAVWGGCRLPVASWLSLNALAQQAAQASAPASGYRALVCVMLAGGNDSFNMLVPRRSGQHAAGNWTGPVEAEWQKYLAIRGSVSLPNIFQSALPLYQANGQSLQSQALHGSMPRLQAIFNNRTSAAAPGVLPSGRHAAFVSNVGTLVEPITAAEARQRSKLLPLYLQSHVDQFDQWQTCFPQGHGTTGWAGRMMDQLHASPGSGSEYALVSMDGYNLALVGKNVAPFVEGAANRRLHSMVGGGFSARRDRLMSILNDDVNDPSINILDRAYSKMVRDGLQLQRDYADIVSPGVPAPADILGASNGHQWVEKMRNLAKVINACRAASASAGKEKMRRQVFFLTLGGWDHHDDLKSSHSGMLSLLDGALAEFYMQMKAIGALNDVTLFTASDFGRALKPNGGGDRAGTDHAWGGNQIVLGGAVNGGTIYGSYPSLKLMSEGINDPTNLDIQGNGVFLPTTSVDQYIQRLGSWLLHGTSGAIDWPGILPNWPQWSGSQYQSGTPLAGMMSA, encoded by the coding sequence ATGAACCGCAGAGATTTCCTTCGTCGCAGTGCCGTATGGGGAGGCTGTCGTCTTCCAGTGGCTTCATGGCTATCGCTGAATGCTCTGGCGCAGCAGGCGGCGCAGGCTTCCGCTCCAGCCTCTGGATACCGCGCCCTCGTTTGTGTGATGCTGGCAGGAGGGAACGATTCTTTCAACATGCTGGTGCCGCGGCGAAGTGGTCAGCATGCGGCGGGCAACTGGACCGGTCCGGTCGAAGCCGAATGGCAAAAATACCTGGCCATTCGCGGTTCGGTGAGCCTGCCGAACATTTTTCAATCCGCACTGCCCCTCTATCAGGCCAACGGACAGAGCCTTCAAAGTCAGGCGCTTCATGGAAGCATGCCGCGTCTGCAAGCCATCTTCAACAACCGGACCAGTGCGGCGGCTCCCGGCGTGTTGCCGTCTGGTCGGCATGCCGCCTTTGTCAGCAATGTGGGCACACTGGTTGAGCCGATCACCGCTGCGGAAGCGCGGCAGCGTTCCAAGTTACTACCACTTTACCTCCAGTCGCACGTGGATCAGTTCGACCAGTGGCAAACTTGCTTTCCGCAGGGCCACGGAACGACCGGCTGGGCGGGCAGGATGATGGACCAGCTTCATGCCAGTCCTGGGAGTGGATCCGAATACGCACTCGTTTCGATGGATGGATACAACCTCGCGCTTGTCGGAAAGAATGTCGCTCCATTTGTTGAAGGGGCGGCCAACCGGCGCCTGCATAGCATGGTGGGGGGCGGGTTTAGCGCCCGGCGCGACAGGCTGATGTCGATCCTCAATGACGACGTGAACGATCCCAGCATCAATATTCTGGATCGTGCCTATTCGAAAATGGTCCGTGATGGACTGCAGTTGCAGCGCGATTATGCCGATATAGTTTCGCCGGGAGTTCCTGCTCCTGCGGACATTCTTGGTGCCAGTAATGGCCACCAGTGGGTCGAAAAAATGCGCAATCTGGCCAAGGTCATCAACGCCTGTCGCGCCGCGAGTGCCAGTGCTGGCAAAGAGAAAATGAGACGTCAGGTTTTCTTTCTGACCCTCGGTGGCTGGGATCATCATGATGACTTGAAATCCTCTCATTCAGGCATGTTGAGCCTGCTGGATGGGGCGCTGGCGGAGTTCTATATGCAGATGAAGGCCATCGGAGCATTGAATGATGTCACCCTGTTTACAGCGTCTGACTTTGGTCGTGCTCTGAAACCCAATGGAGGAGGCGACCGGGCCGGCACGGATCACGCATGGGGAGGAAATCAGATCGTTCTTGGAGGTGCGGTGAACGGTGGCACGATCTATGGATCTTACCCCAGCTTGAAACTCATGAGCGAGGGGATCAACGACCCGACGAATCTGGACATTCAGGGGAACGGGGTTTTCCTTCCGACCACGTCGGTTGATCAATACATTCAGAGATTGGGAAGCTGGCTGCTGCATGGAACCAGCGGGGCCATCGACTGGCCCGGCATTCTTCCCAACTGGCCGCAATGGAGTGGCTCTCAATACCAAAGCGGCACTCCTTTGGCGGGTATGATGAGCGCCTGA
- a CDS encoding diacylglycerol kinase family protein, with amino-acid sequence MLRLKWRSFRCALEGLVFMMKTQIHARWHAMASVMVVVLGIWLQVEGLEWMMLMLAMGMVWVAEAINTALEQACDAVTLERDERIGRAKDVAAGAVLLAAVFALAVGMIVFVPRVWERLAH; translated from the coding sequence ATGTTGAGATTGAAGTGGCGATCGTTTCGGTGTGCGTTGGAAGGGCTGGTCTTCATGATGAAGACGCAGATACATGCGCGATGGCATGCAATGGCTTCGGTGATGGTCGTAGTATTGGGGATTTGGCTGCAGGTGGAGGGGTTGGAGTGGATGATGCTGATGCTGGCGATGGGAATGGTGTGGGTGGCGGAGGCAATCAACACGGCATTGGAGCAGGCGTGTGATGCGGTGACGTTGGAGCGCGATGAGCGGATTGGACGCGCCAAGGATGTGGCGGCGGGTGCGGTGTTGTTGGCGGCAGTTTTTGCCCTGGCGGTGGGTATGATCGTATTTGTGCCGCGAGTTTGGGAGCGGCTGGCCCATTGA
- a CDS encoding DUF2339 domain-containing protein has product MNPDERLQRIVEEQRDLRARLSQLEHEIGEVRLALNEREVKAEVVAPIPVSTPVEVKVPSMPPPLPVTPVVKMFDPVMELLKTNDEAERKVLPPKFASAPVSKTTMALPPAQAVAAKVASGDFEMRLGKVWFVRIGVVAILTGLALGSVYAYQNFVREMPVILKVLALYGLSGLMAGVGMWLEKSQESLKTFGRVVAAGGLAAVFYTTYAMHHVERLRVIESPVLAGVALLLCAFGIFFYADRRKDQSVAAMSLVLGYYGTSINAIGWFSLFSNLLLTLGGLWLLWRHGWVSLGALSLVGSYGGFAFWQYVMPLLTTGELAPMPYWAGQGFLMSCWVMFTAGFLLPREEAMRMVLRGTLTALNNSAFAALFVVALLAKTPMEQQSDAFAVFSFVWGAVLLGLCWWSEVRHGEKGRPLGEMFLAFALVQISLGVAVKVSGYNLATVFAFQTAVLAWLGNRQDRIVAKIGAGIAAGLVLVLPFHVDASGNPIQPTLALGGQLAVILQAALLLLAGWFVRGDESEGKSKTNGLSVWICLVALMIVTGKLFTPIVDWRGYAFMFGVAAVFLVGGDRRLLGFGEMRKVGTIGALLGAILVVERAVGSDRVDDWTFTPMTVTFLSLMMLVLAWLSRRDLWMRVTLLGKLEMVSLEVLLLGAAAWVSWASVVVLPLDRWWEGAALLLLSGVLYGLGWSRQVGLRELMLVSRVAALASALLICVNAVLSDGEVLDQWQVVGVVASSLLLIAAAWLARHRPSFQWDPIEGGLDWVPLVHSIAAVLSFVVTVFWPFESVWQPAGWVVFCALLMALSKLSKVNLPELGLVSGFCALAVTWYQVTELGGPQHREAGLWLMLALGLLMLAAAMPAKRWVEGELWLSVLRWMAGLQTVAAFLHWWWIYEPEFFPLATVGAGLLLAMLTRWKDSRVAAGFAWLLLGLGLLSLLAGLFTADFLWFFSPSIRPQGWGWMVPVLAMVAEWLLRGSKVYEESVCKGWCNAVALTSVFALWSFLTFHLFAEGEFRTISWAAMALVVFVAGIGLGHPIYRRCGLAVLAMALGRVVVYDVWQLGTAARFASFLAIGGVLVLVGFFYNRFEDFIRKYL; this is encoded by the coding sequence ATGAATCCTGACGAGAGGCTGCAACGCATTGTGGAGGAGCAGCGTGATTTGCGCGCTCGATTGTCGCAACTCGAACATGAGATCGGTGAGGTTCGACTGGCGTTGAATGAGAGGGAGGTGAAGGCGGAGGTGGTTGCACCGATTCCCGTGTCGACACCGGTTGAAGTGAAGGTGCCATCCATGCCGCCGCCTTTGCCGGTGACGCCGGTGGTGAAGATGTTCGATCCTGTGATGGAGTTGCTGAAGACAAATGACGAGGCGGAGCGGAAAGTGTTGCCGCCGAAGTTTGCATCGGCGCCTGTTTCGAAGACGACGATGGCGCTGCCTCCAGCCCAAGCGGTGGCGGCGAAGGTGGCTTCGGGTGATTTTGAAATGCGGCTTGGCAAGGTTTGGTTTGTGCGGATTGGGGTGGTGGCGATTTTAACGGGGCTGGCATTGGGAAGTGTGTATGCGTATCAAAATTTTGTGCGCGAGATGCCGGTGATCTTGAAGGTGCTGGCGCTGTATGGGTTGTCAGGATTGATGGCTGGCGTGGGGATGTGGCTGGAGAAGTCACAGGAGTCGTTGAAGACATTTGGGCGGGTGGTTGCAGCAGGTGGTTTGGCGGCGGTGTTTTATACAACTTACGCGATGCATCATGTGGAGCGCTTGCGGGTGATCGAGAGTCCGGTGCTGGCGGGGGTGGCGTTGTTGCTGTGTGCGTTTGGGATCTTCTTTTATGCGGATCGGCGCAAGGATCAAAGCGTGGCGGCGATGTCGCTGGTGCTGGGTTATTATGGAACATCGATCAATGCGATTGGTTGGTTCAGTTTGTTTTCGAATTTGTTGCTGACGCTTGGGGGCTTGTGGTTGTTGTGGCGTCACGGATGGGTGTCCTTGGGGGCGTTGAGTCTGGTGGGTTCCTATGGCGGGTTTGCCTTCTGGCAATATGTAATGCCTTTGCTCACGACGGGTGAACTGGCACCGATGCCTTACTGGGCGGGGCAGGGATTTTTGATGAGTTGCTGGGTGATGTTTACGGCGGGATTTTTGTTGCCGCGGGAGGAGGCGATGCGCATGGTGTTGAGGGGAACGTTGACGGCGCTGAACAACTCGGCCTTTGCGGCGTTGTTTGTGGTGGCGTTGCTGGCGAAGACGCCAATGGAGCAACAGAGTGATGCGTTTGCGGTGTTTTCATTCGTGTGGGGTGCGGTGTTGCTCGGACTGTGCTGGTGGTCGGAGGTGCGGCATGGGGAGAAGGGGCGACCGCTGGGCGAGATGTTCCTGGCGTTTGCGCTGGTGCAGATCTCCTTGGGGGTGGCGGTAAAGGTAAGCGGATACAACCTTGCCACAGTGTTTGCTTTTCAAACGGCAGTGTTGGCGTGGTTGGGCAATCGGCAGGATCGCATCGTGGCAAAAATCGGCGCGGGCATTGCCGCAGGGCTGGTGCTGGTTTTGCCGTTCCATGTGGATGCGAGTGGCAATCCAATTCAGCCGACGCTGGCGCTTGGTGGGCAACTGGCGGTGATATTGCAGGCCGCGTTGTTGCTGCTGGCAGGTTGGTTCGTGCGGGGGGATGAAAGCGAGGGTAAGTCGAAGACCAATGGGTTGAGTGTTTGGATATGTCTGGTGGCGTTGATGATTGTCACCGGGAAGCTTTTCACACCGATCGTGGACTGGCGGGGTTATGCTTTCATGTTTGGAGTGGCAGCGGTGTTTCTGGTGGGAGGCGACCGGCGTTTGCTGGGCTTTGGCGAGATGCGGAAAGTGGGAACGATTGGCGCGTTGTTGGGGGCCATCTTGGTGGTGGAGCGAGCGGTCGGGAGTGATCGGGTGGACGACTGGACGTTCACGCCGATGACGGTGACTTTTCTGAGTTTGATGATGCTGGTGCTGGCGTGGCTGAGTCGGCGTGATTTGTGGATGCGGGTGACGTTGCTGGGCAAGCTGGAGATGGTTTCGCTGGAGGTGTTGCTGCTGGGCGCGGCGGCGTGGGTGAGCTGGGCCTCGGTGGTGGTGTTGCCGCTGGATCGGTGGTGGGAGGGTGCAGCCTTGTTGTTGTTGAGCGGTGTGTTGTATGGATTGGGATGGTCGAGGCAGGTTGGGTTGAGAGAATTGATGCTGGTGTCGCGGGTGGCGGCGTTGGCTTCTGCTTTGCTAATCTGTGTGAATGCGGTGCTGAGCGATGGCGAGGTATTGGATCAGTGGCAGGTAGTGGGAGTGGTGGCGAGTTCGTTGTTGTTGATCGCAGCAGCGTGGCTGGCGCGTCATCGTCCTTCGTTTCAGTGGGATCCGATTGAGGGCGGTCTGGATTGGGTGCCGCTGGTGCATTCGATTGCGGCGGTGTTGAGTTTTGTGGTGACGGTATTCTGGCCGTTTGAATCAGTGTGGCAGCCGGCGGGGTGGGTGGTGTTTTGTGCGTTGTTGATGGCGCTGTCGAAGTTGTCGAAGGTGAATCTTCCGGAGCTTGGACTGGTGTCGGGATTTTGTGCATTGGCCGTGACATGGTATCAGGTGACGGAGCTTGGCGGACCGCAGCATCGGGAGGCGGGACTGTGGTTGATGCTGGCTTTGGGGTTGTTGATGCTGGCAGCGGCGATGCCCGCGAAGCGATGGGTGGAAGGGGAGCTTTGGTTGTCGGTGTTGCGTTGGATGGCCGGGTTGCAAACCGTGGCGGCGTTCCTGCACTGGTGGTGGATTTATGAGCCGGAGTTTTTTCCGCTGGCGACGGTGGGGGCGGGATTGTTGCTGGCCATGCTGACGCGGTGGAAGGACTCGCGCGTGGCGGCAGGGTTCGCTTGGTTGTTGTTAGGGTTGGGCCTGTTGAGCTTACTGGCCGGGTTGTTTACGGCGGATTTCCTTTGGTTTTTCTCGCCATCCATCAGACCGCAAGGGTGGGGATGGATGGTGCCGGTGCTGGCGATGGTGGCAGAGTGGTTGCTGCGCGGAAGCAAGGTCTATGAGGAGTCGGTGTGCAAAGGCTGGTGCAATGCGGTGGCATTAACATCGGTGTTTGCTTTGTGGAGCTTCCTGACCTTCCATCTGTTTGCGGAAGGGGAGTTTCGCACCATCAGTTGGGCGGCGATGGCACTTGTTGTTTTTGTTGCAGGGATTGGGTTGGGTCATCCCATTTACCGACGCTGTGGTTTGGCCGTGCTGGCGATGGCGCTTGGTCGAGTGGTCGTTTATGACGTCTGGCAACTCGGCACGGCGGCTAGGTTTGCAAGCTTCCTGGCAATTGGTGGCGTGCTGGTGCTGGTGGGGTTTTTCTACAACCGCTTCGAGGATTTTATTCGGAAGTATTTGTAG